In one Natronosalvus amylolyticus genomic region, the following are encoded:
- a CDS encoding complex I subunit 1/NuoH family protein encodes MIGGSKTPLQDTILLPERIGDLTGLGEFGMAGELLATFIAAFIVGNLMLAMTGVAGPWAKRKITAAFTDRYAVNRVGPFGLLIIVADAVRLLAKELIIPENADRPAYDLAPIVVAGSAMLGFAVIPMGSGIHLADPEVGLAYVFAVAGIASVGLVMAGYSSANKYSMIGGLRAVAQNVAYEIPLVVTGMSVVIFAGTLQMSEIAAAQAETLITVGGLDIPMWYAFVNPFAFVLFVAANMAEIGRNPFDIPEAPTEIVAGYQTEYSSVYFVLIYLGEFLHIFLGGAIIATIFLGGPAGPGPAELGIVWFIVKIWAVFLFTQWLRSALPRVRIDQLIEIGWKGMLVLAFANLVLTAIIVGLLEADLALSMVIFA; translated from the coding sequence ATGATCGGCGGGAGCAAGACTCCGTTGCAAGATACGATCTTGCTGCCCGAACGGATCGGTGACCTGACCGGACTCGGCGAGTTCGGGATGGCCGGCGAACTGCTCGCGACGTTTATCGCGGCGTTTATCGTCGGTAACCTGATGCTCGCGATGACCGGCGTTGCCGGACCGTGGGCGAAACGAAAGATTACGGCGGCGTTCACCGACCGATACGCGGTCAACCGTGTTGGTCCCTTCGGCCTGTTGATTATCGTCGCTGACGCGGTGCGTTTGCTCGCCAAAGAGCTAATCATACCGGAAAACGCGGACCGCCCAGCATACGACCTCGCACCGATCGTCGTCGCTGGGTCTGCAATGCTCGGCTTCGCGGTTATTCCAATGGGGTCCGGCATCCACCTCGCTGATCCCGAGGTCGGGCTTGCGTACGTGTTTGCGGTCGCTGGCATCGCGAGCGTCGGACTGGTCATGGCCGGTTACTCCTCGGCAAACAAGTACTCGATGATCGGGGGGCTTCGCGCTGTCGCCCAGAACGTCGCGTACGAGATTCCGCTCGTCGTCACGGGGATGTCCGTCGTTATCTTCGCGGGTACCTTACAGATGAGCGAGATCGCTGCCGCACAGGCCGAGACGCTCATCACGGTTGGTGGACTCGACATCCCGATGTGGTATGCGTTCGTCAATCCGTTCGCGTTCGTCCTGTTCGTCGCGGCGAACATGGCCGAGATCGGTCGTAACCCGTTCGACATCCCTGAGGCGCCGACTGAGATTGTCGCCGGATACCAGACGGAGTACTCGAGCGTCTACTTCGTCTTGATCTACCTCGGGGAGTTTCTGCACATCTTCCTGGGTGGCGCTATTATCGCGACGATCTTCCTCGGTGGCCCTGCTGGACCCGGCCCCGCCGAATTGGGAATCGTCTGGTTTATCGTGAAGATCTGGGCGGTCTTCTTGTTCACCCAGTGGCTGCGCTCGGCGCTACCGCGTGTCAGAATTGACCAACTTATCGAGATTGGCTGGAAAGGCATGCTCGTGCTTGCTTTCGCCAACCTCGTGCTCACGGCGATTATCGTGGGCTTGCTCGAGGCTGACCTCGCACTTAGCATGGTGATCTTCGCATGA
- a CDS encoding NuoI/complex I 23 kDa subunit family protein, protein MIGLLKSMAVTMKHALDGNKFTVQYPEETPDVSPRFRGVHKFSQERCIWCRQCENVCPNDTIQIVTDDQRNGEQYNLHIGQCIYCRLCEEVCPVDAILLTQNFEFTGDTKHDLVYNKEQLMSVPWYKDIDPLESREPDRGAWIGEGDGEVDYQ, encoded by the coding sequence ATGATTGGACTACTCAAATCGATGGCGGTAACGATGAAACACGCACTGGACGGCAACAAGTTCACGGTGCAGTATCCGGAGGAAACACCTGACGTTTCCCCGCGGTTCCGTGGCGTCCACAAGTTCAGCCAGGAACGTTGTATCTGGTGTCGCCAGTGTGAGAACGTCTGTCCGAACGACACGATTCAGATCGTGACGGACGACCAGCGAAACGGCGAACAGTACAACCTCCACATCGGCCAGTGTATCTACTGCCGACTGTGTGAGGAGGTCTGTCCCGTCGACGCCATCTTGCTCACCCAGAACTTCGAGTTTACGGGCGATACGAAACACGATCTCGTCTACAACAAAGAGCAGTTGATGTCGGTACCGTGGTACAAAGACATCGATCCACTCGAGTCCCGCGAACCGGATCGCGGGGCGTGGATCGGTGAAGGAGACGGCGAGGTCGACTATCAGTAA
- a CDS encoding NADH-quinone oxidoreductase subunit J: MTYELIAFALFAFVTLGSAVGVVLLQDPWHSALLLGVSLTSVAVFYVMLAAEFVAMMQILVYVGGVLILITFAVMLTQTEEPDEEVPRA; the protein is encoded by the coding sequence ATGACATACGAGCTGATCGCGTTCGCGCTGTTCGCCTTCGTTACGCTGGGCAGTGCGGTCGGCGTCGTGCTCTTGCAGGATCCGTGGCACTCCGCGCTCCTGCTGGGCGTGTCGCTGACGAGCGTGGCGGTGTTTTATGTGATGCTAGCGGCGGAGTTCGTCGCAATGATGCAGATTCTCGTCTACGTAGGCGGGGTTCTCATCCTCATCACGTTCGCCGTCATGCTCACGCAAACGGAGGAACCGGACGAGGAGGTGCCGCGGGCATGA
- the nuoK gene encoding NADH-quinone oxidoreductase subunit NuoK, whose translation MTVGIEYYVLLSLALFCIGLFGVLTRRNALMFLMSVELMLNAANINLIAFAFYHGNLTGQVFALFTMALAAAEVAVGLGIILVLYRNFRDVDVTVPSEMRW comes from the coding sequence GTGACGGTCGGCATCGAGTACTACGTGTTGTTGTCCCTGGCCCTGTTCTGTATCGGACTCTTCGGGGTCTTGACGCGTCGGAACGCACTGATGTTCCTGATGTCCGTCGAGTTGATGCTGAACGCGGCCAACATCAACCTGATCGCGTTCGCGTTCTATCACGGTAACCTCACCGGACAGGTGTTCGCGCTGTTCACGATGGCGCTCGCTGCGGCGGAAGTCGCCGTCGGACTCGGGATCATCCTGGTGCTGTACCGTAACTTCCGTGACGTGGACGTGACTGTTCCGTCGGAGATGAGGTGGTAA